The Brevinematales bacterium genome includes the window AAACAATAATGCTAGAGATGGTGGAGGAATATATGCCTTTAAATCTGTATCTTTATCCATTGAGTCAACCGTAGTTGAAAATAGTGCTGCAAGAAGTGGTGGTGGCATAGTGTTAGAGGGGGTTTTTAAGAATACTGTAAATAGTTTTGTATCAAAAAATTCTTCTTTGCTTATTGCTGGAGGTATATTCTTAAGAGGAGAAGAAAATACTGTTTTGGGTAGTGTGTCTGAAAACATTTCTAAGGAGAAGGGAGGTGGAATTTATATTACGGGTCTTAAGAATGTTCTGAAAGCAAGTGTTAATAGTAATTATTCACAAAAAGATGGTGGAGGAATTCACATTGAGTTTGCTAAAGGTACTAGAATAGAAAATAGTGAAATATCTGGTAATAAATCCGATAATGTTGGTGGCGGGATTTTTACTGCGAGAGATATTGATACTTTAATTATAGATACCAAGATTGCTAATAATACTTCTAGACTTCATGGTGCAGGCATTAGTATATATGATTCAACGAATTCTTCTTTAGTTAATCTAGATGTTACTCAGAATAAGGCTGAAATAACAAATAGTGTTATTTATTTGTACAAAACAGAGGGAATTGTAAACCTTTTAATATCAAATGTTACTATTTCTAGTGTTTCAGGTGCTAAGGGTTTTGGTATATATGAGGATGGTATAAATGATATAATATTGCATAAGCTTTTTGATAATACTTTTGTAGCTGATACTCTTCAAGGAGGATTATATAGAGATTATAGACTTGATGCTACTGGTTTTATAACTGCAGTGAATAATCCTAAATTCTCAGGTGCAAGTGATTCAAGGGGAAATAAGCAGAAGTAATGGTTTATAATTTTTACGTATTATGTCTGATTTTGAGATAACAGATGTTCTTATAATTGGATTAGGTATAGCAGGTGGAGTATGTGCTTATGAACTTGCTAAAAAGGGGATTAGAGTAACGGTTTTACTCAAGGAAACTTTGGAGGAGGATGGAAATACTCATTATGCTCAAGGTGGAATAGTGTATATAGGTGAAAATGATTCTCCTGAAAAAATATACAGTGATATTTTTCTTGCTGGTGTGGGAGTAAATAATCCTGAAGCAGTTAAGGTTGTTGCTTATGATGGTCATTTGATAGTTAAGAAACTTTTAATAGATGAAATAGGAGTTGAGTTTGTAAGAGATCAGAATGGGTTGCTTGAGTTTACGGAGGAAGGTGCGCATTCCGTAAAGAGGATAATATACTCTGGAGATAAAACAGGTAAAGCGATTATATCAAAACTGGTTTCTAAATTGAAAACATTTGAAAATGTAACAATTCTAGAGAAACATATTGCTATTGATCTCATAACTTGGCAATTTCATTCTAGAGATAAGTTCAGGATGTACAAGGACAAAACTTGTTTAGGAGCTTATGTTTTCGATGAAGTAAATAACAAAGTAAAAAACATACTTGCTAAAGCTACTGTATTGGCTACTGGTGGTATGGGGAGAGTTTATTTGCATAATACAAATCCTGATATTGCTACTGGTGATGGTTATGCTATGGCCTATAGGATAGGTGCTGAGATAATAAATATGGAATATACTCAATTCCATCCTACTACACTTTTCCACCCACTTAAGAAGAATTTTCTAATATCGGAATCTGTTAGGGGTGAAGGTGGTATTATAGTTAATTCTAAAGGGGAGAGGTTTTTATTTAAGTATGATAGTAGGGGGGAGTTAGCTCCAAGAGATATTGTTACTAGAGGTATAATATCAGAAATTACTGAAACAAAAGATGATTGCGTTTTTTTGGATGCTAGTAGAATTGGATTAAAAGATAAACTTAGGAGTAGATTTCCTGTTATATTCTCAACTCTTGAAAGTATAGGAATAGATATGTCAAAAGACTTGATTCCTGTAGTACCTGCATTTCATTTTCAGTGTGGTGGTGTTAAAACAGACACTTTTGGAAAAACTAATATAAAGAGACTTTTTGCCGTTGGTGAAGTTGCTTGTACTGGACTTCATGGAGCCAACAGACTTGCTAGTACATCTCTTCTTGAAGGGGTAGTTTTTGGTTATAGATGTGCTTCATTTATATCAGAAAGTATAACTAAGCCTACGTTTAATGAATTTCCGGATGTTATTGAATGGATTGATACAGGTAAGGAATATCCAGATCCAGTACTTATAAAGCAGGATTGGGATTACATTAGAAACATAATGTGGAACTACGTCGGTCCTATTAGAACTAGAAGAAGATTAAAAAGGGCATTGAGTGATATCAAAAACTTGCTTAATGATATTGAGGACTTCTACAGAGATGTTAAGGTAAATAGAGATATAATCGAGCTTAGAAATGGAGTACAAACTGGATTTCTAGTAGCTTTGTCTGCTTGGTCTAACAGAGAGAGTATAGGAAGCCATTATAGAATTGATTAGGAATGAAATTTATAAATTTTCTGAAGTCTTTTTGGTTGTTTAGGAATTTGTTTGATGAAAATGGAAGGATATATCAAATAAAATTTAAGTATGTCATACAATAAGTATATAAACTATTTTCTAAGAGATGAAGAACTGGCAGGTTTTAGCTATGAATTTGTAATTAAGGATATTATTTATAGGGAAAGGACACCGTTTCAACTTGTTGAGGTTGTTGATACAGAACCTTTTGGTAAAGCTCTTATAACTGATGGTATAGTTATGATTACAGATTTAGATGAGGCAATGTATCATGAGATGATGGTACATCTTCCCATGTCCATCATAGAGAATCCAGAAAAGGTATTAGTTATAGGTGGTGGTGATGGTGGAGTTGTTAGAGAGTTGTCGAAGTATCCATCTCTAAAAAAGATAGAGATGGTAGAAATAGATGAGAGAATTGTTGATATAACGCAAAAGTATATGAATACTTGGAATGGTACAAACTTTGACATTTTACATACACATTACCAAGATGGGTTTGACTTTATCAGAACTACTAAAAGTAAATATGATTTGATAATACTTGATATAAGTGCTCCTATAGATATAGCTATTGATCTTTACTCGAAAGAAAGTTTTAGTAGAGTTGTTTCTTGTTTATCAGAGAACGGTGTTTTTGTGATACAATCTGAATCTATATTTACAACTCCGAATGTTGCTAAGCATATTATTCATCAAATCAAAGATTTGGTTAGGTTTTACGGGGTGTATTATGTTTATGTGCCTTCCTTTATATATCCTTGGAGTTTTGTGATAGGTTCTAAAGGCAATCCTGTTGAAAATCAGATTTATAATCATATTTCTGATGTTAAGCTAACTTACTATTCTGCCAAAATACATTCATCTTCTTTCGCACTACCTGAGTTTATAAGAAGATATATCTATGAAAATCCAAAAGTGGAATTGAATCTACTCGATAGAGATATTCTAAAACAAATTATACTTTAAACTCTGTTTACTAATAATTTGTATAAGAATTTGGTAAGAGTTAATGAGAAATAAGGATAACTAACAGAAAAAAATATAAATCACTTTATCAAAAACTTTATTGTTTTGTATTTTACTCAAGCCGAGGAAGAATATAGTAGAATTCTTTTGATAACCTTATCTATGGGAGTTTAGGAATGTCTAGACTCTTAGGAGGGTAAGATGAGCTGGAGATATAATGAAGTTACTTAGGGTGAAATATTCTGGACATTTTATATTCTTCTACCTTCTAGGTAGTTTAGGTGTGGTAGAGAGGAAAATTTGAGGATTGCTTGGATGAGTTATGAAAATGATGTATTCAGAGTATTCTTTTACAAAAAAACTACCAAACTCTTGACTAAGCTTCAGAATTTAATGTTTGACTATTTTGCTGTGATTTCTTATACTTTAAAAGTATGTTTAGTTCAATAGATGATATTATTTCAGATCTAAGGAATGGTAAGCTTGTTATAGTTGTTGATGATGAAAACAGAGAAAATGAAGGAGATTTAGTTGGTGCAGGGCAGTTTGCTACTCCTGAAATGATAAACTTCATGATGAAGTATGGTAGGGGTTTAATTTGCGTTCCTATGGATCCTAAACTAACTGATAAACTAAATCTTTATCTTATGACAGAAGGTAACACAGACAACTTTTCGACGTGGTTTACTGTTTCAGTTGATGCTAAGGATGGAACAACAACTGGTATATCAGCGTATGACAGAAGTTTGACAATTAGGAAACTTGCGTCTATTGATGCAAAACCTGAAGATTTTAACAGACCTGGTCATGTGTTCCCCTTAAAAGCAAGAAAGGGAGGTGTTATAACAAGACAGGGACATACTGAAGCAACAGTTGATCTTCTGAGAATAGCAGGGTTGTATCCTGTTGGTGTTATATGTGAGATTGCTAATGAAGATGGTACTATGGCTAGATTACCTCAGCTAGTTGAGTTTGCTAGGAAATTCAATCTCAAAATTATATCAATAAAAGACATTGTAAAATATCGTTGGAAAAATGAGAAACTAATAGAAAAAGTTGATAATGCTTTTTTACCTACTAGGTACGGTAGTTTCAGGATAATTGGGTATAGAGAAATAATAAGTGGTAAGGAACATATCGCTTTGGTTAAGGGGGATGTAGATGGTAGAGACGATGTTATAGTTAGAATACACTCTGAATGTTTTACAGGTGACATACTTGGTTCTTTGAGATGTGATTGTGGAAATCAGCTTGAGCATGCTTTGAGGAGAATAGAAGATGAGGGGAGAGGAGTTTTAATATACCTCAGGCAGGAAGGTAGAGGTATAGGATTGCTTAATAAAATAAAGGCATACAAACTACAAGATCAAGGATTAGACACAGTTGAGGCGAATAGGAAACTAGGTTTACCTGATGATGCTAGAGATTATGGTATAGCATACCAGATATTGAAAGATCTTAACGTTAAAAGTATAAGGATTATGACTAATAATCCTAAAAAGATAGAAAAGATAGAAGAGTATGGTATAGTTGTAAAAGAAAGAATACCTATAATAGTCGGTATAAACAAGTACAATGAAAAGTACATAAAAGTCAAAGTAGAAAAAATGGGACATCTTATAGATTTGTTTTGAGTTTTCATTCGGCTCAAAATTTTGATACTATTTCAGAGAGCTCTAAGTTTTTGGTTTGTGTCTTGAGATTGATCGAATAAGTAATTTATAGATTTGATGTTCTGATTCGTTAGGTGTGATATTTAAATGTTTGTTTTTGTTTGTTATTCTGTAGTATTATACTATATTACGTTTGATTTGATGTTGAAAGATGTCCTGTGTACTTCAGAGAATCCATGTTTTTTAATTGAAAACATATGCTCTCTTGTGAGGTATCCTTTGTTTTTTTCGAAATAATAGTTTGGATATTTTTTGGAAAGGTGTTTCATATATCTGTCTCTTATAACTTTTGCGATAATAGATGCCATTGATACTGCGTGTATGTACTTGTCTGCTTTTTTGATGCTTATGTAGTAATATGAATTTTTATTATCTAGTAGCTTTAGGTCAAAATCATTTATTCTGTTGTATAAGTCAATGTATTTTTCTTTTTTTGGTAAGTTTGATGATAATAGAAATGTTGAGAAAGATTTGTTTTTTAAGTTCACATAATCAGTTATTATTAATCTAGGTTCGACTTTTAAGTTTGTTATTGCTTCTAGTATTGCTAGTCTCAAAGATATTCCAATTCCGTATTTATCAATAGTTTTATTTGAAGCTATACCTATTCCTAGATCTATTATATTTTTTGTGATAATTGATATGAGTTCTTCTCTTTTTTTGGGTGTTAATAGTTTAGAATCTTTTACTCCATTTATGTAAGTTGATGGTTTTATTGCTACTGCGCATACAAACATTGGACCTGCTATACATCCTCTACCTACTTCATCGATTCCTATTATATATTCAAATTCGTTTATTAGGTTAATTAGGTATTGTATTTTCATAACTTAACTATCGAGAATATTTTTTCTTCTATTTCTTTTTGTAGATCTTCGATAGTTCCATTGTTGTTTATTACTATTTTTACTTCGTTTATTACGTCTTCTAGTTTCTTTTGAAATGAAATTCTTCTTTTTACATCTTCTTCATCAAAACCTCTCATCTTTGCTCTTAATAGTATGTTGTCTTCACTTGAATTTATGTATACTACCAGATTGCAAAACTGATTTAATCCTATTTCAAAAAGTAGTGCTGCGTTGATACAATAAAAACCATCTTTTTCAATTTCTAACCTTACAAGTTCTTTAATTGTTCCATGTGTGAGCTTATTCAAAACCTGTAGCTTCATAGGGTCTGAAAATACTATGCTAGCTAGCTTCTTTCTATCAATTTTACCTTCATCATCTAGAATGTTTTTATCGATCATTTTTAAAATTTCTTCCTTCCTTATTTCAAGTACTCTGTGTCCTATTTTGTCAACATCAACTACTCTAAAGCCTCTACTTTCTAGAATCTTACATACGGTGTCTTTACCTGATAACATTCTACCTGTTATACCTAGTATAAATCTTTTTGGTTTTCTAGGTACTGAAGGTCTTCGTCCCATATATCTCACCTCGTTAGTACTCTGCCAAATCTTCTTTCTCTTGACTGGTAATCTCTTATTGCTTCAATCAAGTGATGTGGAGTGAAGTCTGGCCAAAGTACTTCTGTGAAGTAAAATTCTGAATAAGCAGCTCTCCATAACATAAAGTTGCTTATTCTTTGTTCACCACTGGTTCTTATTATGAGATCAAGGTCGGGTACTTCCGGGTGGTATATATAATTTGATATAGTTTCTTCGTCTATTGTACTTTCTTGTAGATTACCTTTTTTATAATCTTCTAGTATTAGTTTTACTGCCCTCATTATCTCATGCTTTCCACTGTAATTAAAAGCAGTGCATAATGTATATGCATATCCGTTTTGGGTTTCTCTCTCAAGTAATTTTATCATATCCAAAAGTTCTTGTGATATACCTTCAGTATCACCTATATGTATAAACTTTATTTTCTTAGTTTTAAATTCGTGTATTTTTTCTCTTATTACCTTAAGAGCCATTGACATAAGGAAATCGACTTCTTCTTTATCTCTTTGCCAATTCTCCTTCGAAAAAGCGTATATAGTTATAAAAGGTATTTTAAGATATCTGTTAAATTCCAATATCTGTTCTAGTGCTTTTAAACCTTCTTTGTGACCTTCAATTCTTGGCAAACCCCTCGATCTGGCCCATCTTCCATTACCATCCATTATTATTCCTACATGTTTTGGTAGGTTATTTAAGTCAACTTTTTTAAGAAGTGATTCTATTTCCATTATACTTCCATTATACTTCCATTATTTCCTTTTCTTTTGTTTTGGTTAAGCTATCGATTTTTTCGATATACTCATGAGTTATTTTATCGATCTCCTGCTCATATCTTTTTTCGGTATCTTCGCTTATATGAGCGGTTTCTTTTGCTTCTCTTACGTTCTTTAGGTATTTGTGTCTTATATTTCTTATTGCTACTTTAGCTTCTTCTGCTTTTGTGTGTAGAAATTTAATTATTTCCTTCTTTCTCTCTTCTGTTAAGGGTGGGAAATGAACTTTGATGTTGCTTCCATCACTGCTTATGCTTAAACCTAGATTTGATGATATAAGAGACTTTTCAATATTTTTTAATACACTTTTGTCCCAAGGTGATATGACTAAGGTTGATGCATCGCTTACTGATATTGTTGCTAATTGTTTTATAGGTGTTAGATTATTGTAATAATCTACTTTTATGTCTTCTATTATAATTGTACTTGCTCTACCTGTTCTTATCTTCTTGATTTCTTCTTTATAAACATTAAGACTGTCCTCGAAGTGTTTTTTTATTTCTTCTTTTACTTGGTTAAAGTTAAATTCTTTTTTAACCTCTTTGCTATCGTCTTTCCCTTTCATAACCCTTCCTCCTAAAATATAATTTTAATTAAACTAGCTCTACTGCTTCAAATTAACAGATTTTTATACATAGAGTTGAAGTTTATCATAATGTAGGTAATTGTAGGACTTTTAGGTAGAAGTGTTATAGATTTAGCTATCATATGGCTAATGGTGTTATTTTATCTCATTGATCGGGTAATGTTGTAATATGTAAGCTAAGTGTTAATTTGTTAAGAGTTTTAGTGTTTAGGAATAGGTAGTTTTTAAGTTGATTTTTTGTTTATTTGATAATATGTGTTTTATTCGTAAGATACTTAGTTTTATAGTTAAAATTATACTTAAGTATGGAGGGATTTTTATGAAAAATGTTGTTTTGGTTTTCCCTGGACAAGGTTCTCAATCGATTGGAATGGGTAAAGATTTATACGATAAATTTAGTTATGTAAAGGGCCTTTTTGATAAGGCTAGTAGTGTGATAGATGTAGATATGGCGAAGATGATATTTGAAGGTACTGAAGATGAATTGAGAGATACTTACAATGCTCAGCCTAGTATATTTCTTATTTCTGCATCGATGTTAGAGATTATTAGAAGAGAAGGTAAAGATATTAATATTTTAGCTGTTGCGGGACATAGTTTAGGTGAATATTCTGCTCTCTATAGTGCTGGAGTTTTTTCTTTTGAAGATGGTTTGAGGATAGTTAGAAAGAGGGGAGAACTTATGTCAAAAGCAGATCCCGAAGGTAAGGGAGGTATGGCTGCTGTTATTGGTCTTGATCCTGATAAAATCAAGGAAGTATGTGATAACTTAACAAAAGAAGGTTTTTACGTTGAGCCTGTTAACTATAATTCTTTAGATCAAACTGTTATATCGGGATATAAGGAGTCTATATCAAAAGCCGTAGAATTACTCAAATCTGCCGGAGCAAAAAGAGTTGTAGAACTCTCAGTTTCGGGTGCTTTTCATTCGAAACTTATGGAGCAACCCGCAAAAGAGTTTAGAAAGTTTCTTGAAACGTTTAATATTAGTAGTCCATCTATACCTGTGATAGCAAATTATAATGCCGAACCCTATCCGTCTGATAAAGCTAAAATCATTGATATTATGGAAAAACAAATGTACTCACCTGTTTTGTGGACTAGTATAACTCAGAAAATTAAGTCTCTTAATCCAGATGCTATAATCGAAGTAGGGCCAGGTCAAGTCCTAAAGGGGCTTATAAAGAAAACTCTACCCGAAGTTGATATTTTGTCTTTCTCAGTAGAGTTGCTATAAATTGAATTTTCTATTTTTAGATAATTGATTGAAAGTAGATAACAGTAAGAAAATACTTTTAACATAGTTTTTATGGAAATTAATCCGGATTTAGTGAAAGAGAATCTCGAATTACTACTCAGAGAAACTCTTTCACTATTTATGTATCAAGTACCGAAAATAGAGGTAGGTTTAGTATCTTCAAGTGATAGTAATTGTGGTAGAACTTTGGCTAACTACGGGAAGTCTTATTTCCATGAAATACCTAAGTACAAAGATCTGATCTTGAAGGTTGCTGTATATTATGGAAAAACAGAGATCTATTCATTGCCTAAAGAGATTCCATCGTTTTTTGATTTTTTGATGATACAGATAGTAAGGAAATTTGTTGATAGCATAGGTCATTTTAACAATTTCGTTTTTTCAGATAAAGAAGAGATGATTAGAAATATATCAAAAGAATATATCTCTACATTGTTCAGATGGCTTGGATACAAAAGTTTCCCTTTTCAGAAGATATTTTTTTTGTTTAATTCTCTTTCGAGTGAAACTTATGAGGGAAAAA containing:
- a CDS encoding ribonuclease HII, with amino-acid sequence MKIQYLINLINEFEYIIGIDEVGRGCIAGPMFVCAVAIKPSTYINGVKDSKLLTPKKREELISIITKNIIDLGIGIASNKTIDKYGIGISLRLAILEAITNLKVEPRLIITDYVNLKNKSFSTFLLSSNLPKKEKYIDLYNRINDFDLKLLDNKNSYYYISIKKADKYIHAVSMASIIAKVIRDRYMKHLSKKYPNYYFEKNKGYLTREHMFSIKKHGFSEVHRTSFNIKSNVI
- the frr gene encoding ribosome recycling factor — encoded protein: MKGKDDSKEVKKEFNFNQVKEEIKKHFEDSLNVYKEEIKKIRTGRASTIIIEDIKVDYYNNLTPIKQLATISVSDASTLVISPWDKSVLKNIEKSLISSNLGLSISSDGSNIKVHFPPLTEERKKEIIKFLHTKAEEAKVAIRNIRHKYLKNVREAKETAHISEDTEKRYEQEIDKITHEYIEKIDSLTKTKEKEIMEV
- the nadB gene encoding L-aspartate oxidase, which codes for MSDFEITDVLIIGLGIAGGVCAYELAKKGIRVTVLLKETLEEDGNTHYAQGGIVYIGENDSPEKIYSDIFLAGVGVNNPEAVKVVAYDGHLIVKKLLIDEIGVEFVRDQNGLLEFTEEGAHSVKRIIYSGDKTGKAIISKLVSKLKTFENVTILEKHIAIDLITWQFHSRDKFRMYKDKTCLGAYVFDEVNNKVKNILAKATVLATGGMGRVYLHNTNPDIATGDGYAMAYRIGAEIINMEYTQFHPTTLFHPLKKNFLISESVRGEGGIIVNSKGERFLFKYDSRGELAPRDIVTRGIISEITETKDDCVFLDASRIGLKDKLRSRFPVIFSTLESIGIDMSKDLIPVVPAFHFQCGGVKTDTFGKTNIKRLFAVGEVACTGLHGANRLASTSLLEGVVFGYRCASFISESITKPTFNEFPDVIEWIDTGKEYPDPVLIKQDWDYIRNIMWNYVGPIRTRRRLKRALSDIKNLLNDIEDFYRDVKVNRDIIELRNGVQTGFLVALSAWSNRESIGSHYRID
- the coaE gene encoding dephospho-CoA kinase (Dephospho-CoA kinase (CoaE) performs the final step in coenzyme A biosynthesis.) — its product is MGRRPSVPRKPKRFILGITGRMLSGKDTVCKILESRGFRVVDVDKIGHRVLEIRKEEILKMIDKNILDDEGKIDRKKLASIVFSDPMKLQVLNKLTHGTIKELVRLEIEKDGFYCINAALLFEIGLNQFCNLVVYINSSEDNILLRAKMRGFDEEDVKRRISFQKKLEDVINEVKIVINNNGTIEDLQKEIEEKIFSIVKL
- the uppS gene encoding polyprenyl diphosphate synthase; this encodes MEIESLLKKVDLNNLPKHVGIIMDGNGRWARSRGLPRIEGHKEGLKALEQILEFNRYLKIPFITIYAFSKENWQRDKEEVDFLMSMALKVIREKIHEFKTKKIKFIHIGDTEGISQELLDMIKLLERETQNGYAYTLCTAFNYSGKHEIMRAVKLILEDYKKGNLQESTIDEETISNYIYHPEVPDLDLIIRTSGEQRISNFMLWRAAYSEFYFTEVLWPDFTPHHLIEAIRDYQSRERRFGRVLTR
- a CDS encoding bifunctional 3,4-dihydroxy-2-butanone-4-phosphate synthase/GTP cyclohydrolase II encodes the protein MFSSIDDIISDLRNGKLVIVVDDENRENEGDLVGAGQFATPEMINFMMKYGRGLICVPMDPKLTDKLNLYLMTEGNTDNFSTWFTVSVDAKDGTTTGISAYDRSLTIRKLASIDAKPEDFNRPGHVFPLKARKGGVITRQGHTEATVDLLRIAGLYPVGVICEIANEDGTMARLPQLVEFARKFNLKIISIKDIVKYRWKNEKLIEKVDNAFLPTRYGSFRIIGYREIISGKEHIALVKGDVDGRDDVIVRIHSECFTGDILGSLRCDCGNQLEHALRRIEDEGRGVLIYLRQEGRGIGLLNKIKAYKLQDQGLDTVEANRKLGLPDDARDYGIAYQILKDLNVKSIRIMTNNPKKIEKIEEYGIVVKERIPIIVGINKYNEKYIKVKVEKMGHLIDLF
- the fabD gene encoding ACP S-malonyltransferase, giving the protein MKNVVLVFPGQGSQSIGMGKDLYDKFSYVKGLFDKASSVIDVDMAKMIFEGTEDELRDTYNAQPSIFLISASMLEIIRREGKDINILAVAGHSLGEYSALYSAGVFSFEDGLRIVRKRGELMSKADPEGKGGMAAVIGLDPDKIKEVCDNLTKEGFYVEPVNYNSLDQTVISGYKESISKAVELLKSAGAKRVVELSVSGAFHSKLMEQPAKEFRKFLETFNISSPSIPVIANYNAEPYPSDKAKIIDIMEKQMYSPVLWTSITQKIKSLNPDAIIEVGPGQVLKGLIKKTLPEVDILSFSVELL